The Gammaproteobacteria bacterium genome includes a region encoding these proteins:
- a CDS encoding type VI secretion system tube protein Hcp, translating to MASDMFLDLGSTIKGESKDAAYEGKIDILGWDWGMSQTGSSHTGGGAGTGKVSIQDITISKYVDSSSANFMLYCAAGKHFEEGKIVCRKAGDDPLEYLVINMKKIMVTSVSTGGSPGEERLTETVNLSFAEVEVEYTAQEDQGAGEAGIVFGWNIEQNIKL from the coding sequence ATGGCTAGTGATATGTTTTTGGATTTGGGCAGCACCATCAAAGGTGAATCTAAGGATGCAGCTTATGAGGGTAAAATTGATATTCTCGGATGGGATTGGGGAATGAGCCAAACAGGCAGCTCTCATACAGGAGGTGGCGCTGGAACAGGAAAAGTGAGTATCCAGGATATTACCATTTCTAAGTATGTCGATAGCTCTAGTGCTAATTTTATGCTGTATTGCGCTGCAGGAAAGCACTTTGAAGAAGGGAAAATTGTTTGTCGTAAAGCGGGAGATGATCCTCTTGAGTATCTGGTGATTAACATGAAGAAAATCATGGTGACCAGTGTTTCTACAGGTGGATCTCCAGGCGAAGAACGATTAACTGAAACTGTTAACCTCAGCTTTGCTGAAGTTGAGGTTGAATATACAGCACAAGAAGATCAAGGTGCGGGTGAAGCCGGCATCGTGTTTGGTTGGAATATAGAGCAGAACATCAAACTGTGA
- the tssB gene encoding type VI secretion system contractile sheath small subunit produces MAKQSSQKFISRNRAPRVQIEYDVEVYGAEKKVQVPFVMGVMADLSGTPKEALEPVSDRKALEVDMDNFDGRLKSMNPRVAFSVPNTLTGEGNIDVDISFESMDDFSPAAIARKVDSLSKLMDARSQLSNLVTYMDGKSGAEELVAQAINDPELMKALVSAAKPADDESETKEVS; encoded by the coding sequence ATGGCAAAACAAAGTAGTCAGAAATTTATTTCACGCAATAGGGCACCACGAGTGCAAATTGAATATGACGTTGAAGTTTATGGTGCTGAAAAAAAGGTTCAAGTCCCCTTTGTAATGGGGGTGATGGCTGATTTATCGGGCACTCCAAAAGAGGCGCTTGAGCCGGTTTCTGACCGTAAAGCACTTGAGGTTGATATGGATAATTTCGATGGTCGGCTCAAGTCGATGAACCCCCGTGTTGCTTTCTCTGTGCCTAATACTTTAACGGGGGAGGGAAACATTGATGTGGATATCTCTTTTGAAAGTATGGATGATTTTTCACCCGCTGCTATCGCGAGAAAGGTTGATTCACTGAGTAAACTGATGGATGCGCGTTCACAGCTTTCTAATTTAGTGACCTATATGGATGGGAAATCAGGCGCGGAGGAACTGGTTGCACAGGCGATCAATGATCCCGAATTGATGAAAGCACTGGTTTCTGCGGCCAAGCCAGCAGATGATGAATCAGAAACTAAAGAGGTGTCATAA
- a CDS encoding peptidoglycan recognition protein family protein, whose protein sequence is MIIKKLVVHHSASAKETTKKSDIDTWHKQRGFSQIGYHKVVESNGKIVSGRSEKHQGAHAKGTNHNSLGVCIVGNFEHETPSAVQIKSVVKVLVEWCEKYKLTSRNIYGHTSVPGATTKTSCPGKNLISQLPSIKRKVSKILKKP, encoded by the coding sequence ATGATTATTAAAAAGCTAGTGGTACATCATTCAGCTAGCGCAAAAGAAACTACAAAGAAGTCAGATATAGATACGTGGCATAAGCAGCGAGGTTTTTCTCAGATTGGATATCATAAGGTCGTCGAAAGTAATGGTAAGATTGTATCTGGTCGATCAGAAAAACACCAAGGTGCCCATGCTAAAGGTACAAACCATAATTCATTAGGAGTATGTATAGTTGGAAATTTTGAACATGAAACCCCTTCAGCAGTTCAGATAAAAAGTGTGGTTAAAGTGTTAGTTGAATGGTGTGAAAAATATAAATTAACATCTAGAAATATATATGGGCATACAAGTGTGCCGGGTGCTACTACTAAAACGAGCTGTCCTGGGAAAAATTTAATTTCTCAGCTTCCAAGTATAAAGCGTAAAGTCTCGAAAATTTTGAAAAAACCATGA